The genomic stretch GTTCATCCTCATCACGGTGAGGTAAATTATCAGGTCTCTTTAAAGTGACCATAAATATTGTTCTGGAACCAATAGCTACAGCCCTATCAGCAATACGTTCAAGATGTCTTGCAATGAAAATGATTTCAATGAAACATTTTGTATCATAATCTGAATCATCGGAAGCAAGATATTTAACAGCGGAATCTAATATTTTATCAAATAAATCATCAATCTTATCATCATCTTCACTTAATTGTGAAGCTAAATCCACATTAGCATCTAAAAATGCATGAATAGCTTTTTGAATCATTAATTGAACATAATCCGCCATATATGATAGATTTTTAAATAACTCCTCAGGAGCTTCAAAATCTTGTAAAGTTGCTATAGCCTCAGCGATATTAGCATCAAGATAACCCATTCTTTTAATGTGACTTATTACCCTAACAGTAGATTGAACATACAATAAATCACTTGCAACAGGTTGTTCAGAAGCTAAAAATTTAATACATTGCCTTTCTAAATCAAATACCTCTAAGTCTATTTCTTCACTATTGGCAAGTATTTCAGTTTTAATATTTTCATTATAATCTTCTAACAATTCCCTTGTTAAATTTGTGTTATCCAAAGTTAATTGGCCTATTTTTTTTGTTTCACTTTGGATTTCTTTAAATCTTTCTTCAAAGTTTATTGAAGGAAAATCTTTAATTTCATAATTTTCAGCCATTATTTAACCCCATTTTTAATAATATATTATAAATTAATTTGTAATTAAGATATTAATAATCTTATTAATCTAACCAAATCTTCCTGTAATATATTCTTTGGTTTGTTCTTCTTTAGGATTAATAAATAAGTCCTCTGTAGGTCCATTTTCTACAATAACACCATTTAAGAAAAATTGAGTATAATCTGAAACCCTTGTTGCTTGTTGCATATTGTGAGTTACAATAACAATGGTATAATCTTTCTTAAGTTCCGTCATTAAATCTTCGATTTTAAGAGTGGAAATTGGATCAAGTGCAGAACAAGGTTCATCCATAAGAATTACTTCCGGTTCGATTGCAATGGTTCTTGCAATACATAATCTTTGTTGTTGTCCACCAGATAAACCAAGAGCAGATTCATCTAATTTATCTTTTACTTCATCATATATTGCTGCACCTTTAAGGGATTCAATAACCTTTTCCTTAATAAAGTCCTCGTCTTCTATACCATGAATCCTAAGACCATATGCAACATTTTCAAATATTGTTTTTGGAAATGGGTTAGCTTTCTGAAATACCATTCCAACTCTTTTTCTTAAATCAACAACATTTACATTATCATCATAGATTTCCTGACCGTCTAAATATACATCTCCATCATGATGAAATGTAGGAATTAAATCATTCATTCTGTTTAATGTTCTAAGGAAAGTAGATTTACCACAACCGGAAGGACCAATAAGTGCGGTAACTGCATTTTCTGGAACATTCATATTAATATTATGAAGGATGTGTGCTTCATCAAAGTACACATTTAAATTATTAACTGTAAATTTATCCGCCATTTTAACGTTCTCCCCTCATTTTTGCTTGATATCTGTTTACTAAGTAATTGGTTAATAAAGTAATTATTAAAATAATAAATACTAAAACTGCTGCAGTACCATATGCATTTTGTAATGAAACACCTTCAGTTGCAAGAACATACAAGTGTAATGGTAATGGCCTACCTGGATCCATAATGGATATAGGGGTGGTTACTGCAGAACCTACACAGAACATTACTGCTGCTGCTTCTGAAATAGCACGGGTTAAACCTAAAATAATACCGGTAATGATACCAGGTAATGCTGCAGGTAAAACAACACCAGTAATAGTTTGCCATTTAGTTGCACCTAAACCTAAACTACCTTCTTTGTATAAACTTGGAACAGAGGATACAGTTACTTCTGCAACTTGGAAAATAGTTGGAAGTGCCATGAATGCCAATATAATACCACCACAAAGGACAGAATATCCTAAGTTTAATGTAATAACTAACAATTGTAAACCAAATAAACCAAAAATAATTGATGGTATGGATGCTAATGTTTGAGCCCCGAATCTAATGACCTTTTTAATCTTTTCATTTTTAGCATATTCTGAAATATAGATTGCCGCTCCAACTGCAAGAGGACTTGCAATAATAAGTGCAATTGCTGTTACATATAAACTTGAGATAATCATTGGAAAGATTCCACCGGACCTACCTGAATCAATAGGATCTGAGGTTAAGAATGTCCAGTTTACAGCAGGTAAACCTTCAATTAAAATATATCCAATAATAACAACTAAAATCAAGATTGTGATTAATCCTGATAATAAGAAAATACCATTCATAATTTTTTGGGTAGTCAAGGAAGACATCTTATGACTGGATTTATCGATTTCTTCTTGAACACTATTCATAAAGTTCCTCCTCCAACATCCATTTTATATTTACTTTGTATGTAGTTTGTAATGATTAATAAAATCATGATTATAATAAATAATACTACACCAGTTGCAAATAAAGCGTTGTAATGAAGACCAGTAGCATAACCCATTTCTAATGCAATGTTAGAAGTTAAGGTTCTTACTGGAGAAAATATTGAGTTTGGAATTTGACTTACATTACCTGCAACCATAATTACTGCTAAAGTTTCACCGATTGCTCTACCCATACCTAAAATAATACCTGTTACAATACCAGGTAAAGCAGCAGGGAAAACAATTTTTCTAATTGTTTGCCAATTTGTTGCACCTA from Methanobrevibacter boviskoreani JH1 encodes the following:
- a CDS encoding phosphate signaling complex PhoU family protein; translation: MAENYEIKDFPSINFEERFKEIQSETKKIGQLTLDNTNLTRELLEDYNENIKTEILANSEEIDLEVFDLERQCIKFLASEQPVASDLLYVQSTVRVISHIKRMGYLDANIAEAIATLQDFEAPEELFKNLSYMADYVQLMIQKAIHAFLDANVDLASQLSEDDDKIDDLFDKILDSAVKYLASDDSDYDTKCFIEIIFIARHLERIADRAVAIGSRTIFMVTLKRPDNLPHRDEDEPFSLDEEK
- the pstA gene encoding phosphate ABC transporter permease PstA; protein product: MNSVQEEIDKSSHKMSSLTTQKIMNGIFLLSGLITILILVVIIGYILIEGLPAVNWTFLTSDPIDSGRSGGIFPMIISSLYVTAIALIIASPLAVGAAIYISEYAKNEKIKKVIRFGAQTLASIPSIIFGLFGLQLLVITLNLGYSVLCGGIILAFMALPTIFQVAEVTVSSVPSLYKEGSLGLGATKWQTITGVVLPAALPGIITGIILGLTRAISEAAAVMFCVGSAVTTPISIMDPGRPLPLHLYVLATEGVSLQNAYGTAAVLVFIILIITLLTNYLVNRYQAKMRGER
- the pstB gene encoding phosphate ABC transporter ATP-binding protein PstB; this encodes MADKFTVNNLNVYFDEAHILHNINMNVPENAVTALIGPSGCGKSTFLRTLNRMNDLIPTFHHDGDVYLDGQEIYDDNVNVVDLRKRVGMVFQKANPFPKTIFENVAYGLRIHGIEDEDFIKEKVIESLKGAAIYDEVKDKLDESALGLSGGQQQRLCIARTIAIEPEVILMDEPCSALDPISTLKIEDLMTELKKDYTIVIVTHNMQQATRVSDYTQFFLNGVIVENGPTEDLFINPKEEQTKEYITGRFG